Proteins encoded in a region of the Terriglobia bacterium genome:
- a CDS encoding zf-HC2 domain-containing protein produces the protein MNASDFSQETCERTRRRLDAYLNEELPADLRLEASKHLEGCKDCSTALESRTQVRTALRNAVQQEVVPAGLRAKIQNRLRESEGQKDTVPFWSRLILVAASAAALSIAGVGAYRVWSLRHPAGLSQLTATILKIGVGDHIHCAIDSQFAKQHATLEEMSQRLGPEYVGLVSLAKERIPAEFEIVVAHRCSFNGRKFVHLILKNQETVLSLAITRKQGEVFPRRGLRAALNVSGLPLYTSRIRNMEVAGFETRTYLAFVVSDLQEKENSQIASSLAPAVRDFLVKLEG, from the coding sequence ATGAACGCATCTGACTTCTCACAAGAGACATGCGAAAGGACACGACGTCGTCTGGATGCTTATTTGAATGAAGAATTGCCCGCCGATCTCCGTCTGGAGGCCTCAAAACATCTTGAAGGTTGCAAGGACTGCTCCACCGCCCTCGAGAGTCGAACCCAGGTGAGAACCGCACTGCGAAATGCTGTCCAACAAGAGGTCGTGCCGGCGGGACTCCGGGCGAAGATTCAAAATCGTTTGCGTGAAAGCGAAGGGCAAAAAGACACGGTCCCTTTTTGGAGCCGTTTAATCCTGGTGGCCGCCTCGGCTGCGGCACTCTCAATCGCGGGCGTGGGCGCCTATCGGGTGTGGTCCCTCCGCCACCCTGCCGGCCTATCGCAGTTGACCGCCACGATTCTCAAGATCGGAGTGGGAGATCATATTCATTGCGCCATCGATTCCCAATTTGCGAAGCAGCACGCTACGCTTGAGGAGATGTCGCAGAGACTGGGCCCCGAGTATGTTGGCCTGGTTTCTCTGGCAAAAGAAAGAATCCCCGCGGAGTTTGAAATCGTTGTCGCCCATCGATGCTCTTTTAACGGACGCAAGTTTGTCCATCTCATTCTAAAAAACCAGGAGACCGTTCTTTCGCTGGCCATTACCCGGAAACAAGGGGAGGTATTCCCTCGGCGCGGACTGAGGGCCGCCCTGAATGTCTCTGGCCTCCCGCTTTACACATCCAGGATCCGGAATATGGAAGTGGCCGGTTTCGAAACCCGAACTTATCTGGCCTTTGTCGTTTCCGACCTGCAGGAGAAAGAGAACAGCCAGATCGCCTCCAGCCTGGCCCCCGCCGTTCGAGACTTTCTTGTGAAGCTGGAAGGATAG
- a CDS encoding molybdopterin-dependent oxidoreductase, producing the protein MNDKVEHPNDNVRSEVTGAGANLEGKGGAAVPAGLVASAQAGQSTGPVEGDATPVPAPLHQPSNRTDQEVLRQARIRSRRSFLVAGASALAGYAGWRWLNSRRLDDDILWPLRSTLQVNEQLARDYFRGTRLAPTFSLSFAQEPRINGTEGMDVEFDPSSWRLRVLGLSEYGGSGTQNMFEDTTTGERGITLGLEEVKQLPRVEMVTELKCIEGWSQVVQWAGARLADFAARYGPATMSGAPPDVQKAPEDLVRYVSLETPDNGYYVGLDMPSALHPQTLLCYEMNGRPLSPAHGAPLRLVIPVKYGIKNLKRIGTIRFTDQRPADYWAERGYDWYAGH; encoded by the coding sequence ATGAATGACAAAGTCGAGCATCCGAACGACAACGTTCGGAGCGAGGTGACCGGAGCGGGCGCGAACTTGGAAGGCAAGGGAGGGGCGGCCGTACCGGCCGGGCTAGTGGCATCGGCTCAGGCGGGGCAGTCTACAGGACCGGTGGAAGGAGACGCCACGCCAGTCCCCGCACCACTCCATCAACCCAGCAACAGAACGGATCAAGAAGTCCTTCGTCAAGCAAGAATCCGATCCCGGCGCAGTTTCCTCGTAGCGGGCGCCTCTGCCCTGGCAGGATATGCCGGATGGCGCTGGCTCAATTCGCGTCGCTTGGACGACGACATTCTCTGGCCTCTGCGTAGTACCCTGCAAGTCAACGAACAGTTGGCACGGGATTACTTCAGGGGGACGCGGCTTGCCCCAACGTTCTCCCTTTCCTTTGCACAGGAGCCTCGAATTAACGGAACTGAGGGAATGGACGTCGAGTTTGATCCCTCCTCATGGAGATTGCGTGTCCTGGGACTCTCTGAATATGGGGGAAGCGGAACTCAGAACATGTTCGAGGATACCACCACGGGCGAAAGAGGAATCACGTTGGGTTTGGAAGAGGTCAAGCAGTTACCCCGCGTGGAAATGGTTACAGAACTGAAATGTATCGAGGGGTGGAGTCAGGTCGTTCAATGGGCAGGAGCGCGGCTGGCGGATTTTGCCGCCAGGTACGGACCAGCCACCATGAGCGGCGCGCCGCCCGACGTCCAGAAAGCACCCGAGGATCTGGTGCGGTACGTCAGTCTTGAGACTCCCGACAATGGATATTATGTCGGCCTGGACATGCCCAGCGCCCTGCATCCCCAGACACTGCTCTGCTATGAAATGAATGGACGTCCCCTCTCGCCCGCTCATGGAGCCCCGTTGCGGCTGGTGATCCCGGTAAAGTACGGAATCAAGAACCTCAAACGAATCGGGACCATTCGATTTACCGATCAGCGTCCGGCCGACTATTGGGCCGAGCGGGGTTATGACTGGTATGCCGGGCATTAG
- a CDS encoding cytochrome b/b6 domain-containing protein, producing MKKIEEKHPLAIRWFHWINFPVLTLMIWSGLLIYWANDVYRIGFGSWTLFRFFPDSFYTALNLNHRLAEGMAWHFFLMWFFAINGFLYVIYTVFSGEWRYLVPNRHSFREAIQVVLHDLHLSKFHPPQRKFNGAQQIAYTTIILMGGGSLITGLAIYKPIQFAWLTSLLGGYPAARMEHFLLTLGYLAFFLVHIAQVMKAGWNNFRAMIAGFELITLEDSPDE from the coding sequence ATGAAAAAGATTGAAGAGAAACATCCGTTGGCCATCCGCTGGTTTCACTGGATCAATTTCCCAGTGTTGACCCTGATGATATGGAGTGGTTTGCTCATCTATTGGGCGAACGACGTCTACCGCATCGGATTCGGATCCTGGACGTTGTTCCGCTTTTTCCCGGATTCCTTCTATACCGCCCTCAATCTGAATCATCGCCTGGCTGAGGGGATGGCATGGCACTTTTTCCTAATGTGGTTCTTTGCCATCAATGGTTTTCTCTACGTCATTTACACGGTCTTTTCTGGTGAATGGCGGTACCTGGTTCCCAACCGCCACTCTTTCCGGGAAGCAATTCAAGTAGTGCTTCACGATCTCCATTTAAGTAAATTTCATCCTCCCCAAAGGAAATTCAACGGGGCTCAACAGATCGCCTACACGACCATAATTCTGATGGGAGGGGGTTCGCTGATCACCGGACTGGCCATTTATAAACCGATCCAGTTCGCGTGGCTCACGTCCCTGCTCGGCGGATATCCCGCAGCACGGATGGAACATTTCCTATTGACCCTGGGCTACCTCGCATTCTTCCTTGTTCACATCGCCCAAGTCATGAAAGCCGGATGGAACAATTTCCGCGCCATGATTGCAGGGTTTGAATTGATCACCCTGGAGGATTCCCCCGATGAATGA